From a region of the Pan paniscus chromosome 19, NHGRI_mPanPan1-v2.0_pri, whole genome shotgun sequence genome:
- the SNF8 gene encoding vacuolar-sorting protein SNF8, which yields MHRRGVGAGAIAKKKLAEAKYKERGTVLAEDQLAQMSKQLDMFKTNLEEFASKHKQEIRKNPEFRVQFQDMCATIGVDPLASGKGFWSEMLGVGDFYYELGVQIIEVCLALKHRNGGLITLEELHQQVLKGRGKFAQDVSQDDLIRAIKKLKALGTGFGIIPVGGTYLIQSVPAELNMDHTVVLQLAEKNGYVTVSEIKASLKWETERARQVLEHLLKEGLAWLDLQAPGEAHYWLPALFTDLYSQEITAEEAREALP from the exons ATGCACCGCCGCGGGGTGGGAGCTGGCGCCATCGCCAAGAAGAAACTTGCAGAG GCCAAGTATAAGGAGCGAGGGACGGTCTTGGCTGAGGACCAGCTAGCTCAG ATGTCAAAGCAGTTGGAcatgttcaagaccaacctggaggAATTTGCCAGCAAACACAAGCAGGAGATCCGGAAGAATCCTGAGTTCCGTGTGCAGTTCCAGGACATGTGTGCAACCATTGGCGTGGATCCGCTGGCCT CTGGAAAAGGATTTTGGTCTGAGATGCTGGGCGTGGGGGACTTCTATTACGAACTAGGTGTCCAAATTATCGAAGTGTGCCTGGCGCTGAAGCATCGGAATGGAG GTCTGATAACTTTGGAGGAACTACATCAACAGGTGTTGAAGGGAAGGGGCAAGTTCGCCCAGGATGTCAGTCA AGATGACCTGATCAGAGCCATCAAGAAACTAAAGGCACTTGGCACTGGCTTCGGCATCATCCCTGTGGGCGGCACTTACCTCATTCAGTCTGTTCCAGCTGAGCTCAATATGGATCACACCGTGGTGCTACAGCTGGCAGAG AAGAATGGCTACGTGACTGTCAGTGAGATCAAAGCCAGTCTTAAATGGGAGACCGAGCGAGCGCGGCAAGTGCTG GAACACCTGCTGAAGGAAGGGTTGGCGTGGCTGGACTTACAGGCCCCAGGGGAGGCCCACTACTGGCTGCCAGCTCTCTTCACTGACCTCTACTCCCAGGAGATTACAGCTGAGGAGGCCAGAGAAGCCCTCCCCTGA